A region from the Riemerella anatipestifer genome encodes:
- a CDS encoding RagB/SusD family nutrient uptake outer membrane protein: MNLKYLKIGMAALAFNFSLTSCERDLDQVHSSDVTSVSVYSDFANYKNVLAKCYAGLAIGGQEGGDGKPDVKGIDGGMSNYLRQYFQLQELPTDEAVIGWGDANLPEMNTMKWGSDNQFITAMYYRVIYQVTLTSEFIRETSDDKLSSRGITGAQAEEARLFRNEARFLRALSYAHAIDLFGNVPFVNENTEIGLTPPARIERKALFQYVEKELKDLEGLLKAPRANEYGRADKAAVWMLLAKLYLNAEVYTGEKRYTEAADYAEKVATAGYSLKGNYEELFLADNHLDNNEVVFSINYDGISTRTWGGTTFLVHAAVGGNMKASDFGINGGWWGLRTTKNLVEKFPNALGDIDKRGRFFTNGQNYEINDIASFTDGYAFIKFKNIDRAGKAGSDVSGNFTDTDFPLFRLADAYLMYAEAVLRGGSGDLSKALTYVNKIRERAYGNTNGNITASQLTLDFILDERARELAWEGTRRTDLIRFGKFTSGAYLWPWKGGVKGGTAVSDTRNLYPIPAKDIIANTNLIQNPGY; this comes from the coding sequence ATGAACTTAAAATATTTAAAAATAGGGATGGCTGCTTTAGCATTCAATTTCTCTCTTACTTCGTGCGAAAGAGATTTGGATCAAGTGCATAGTAGTGATGTTACTTCCGTAAGCGTTTACTCAGATTTTGCTAATTACAAAAATGTCTTAGCGAAATGTTATGCTGGGTTAGCAATAGGTGGACAAGAAGGAGGTGATGGTAAACCCGATGTAAAAGGTATTGATGGAGGTATGTCTAACTATTTAAGACAGTATTTCCAGCTACAAGAATTACCTACTGATGAAGCAGTGATAGGTTGGGGAGATGCCAATTTACCAGAAATGAACACAATGAAGTGGGGTTCTGATAACCAGTTTATTACAGCAATGTATTACCGTGTTATATATCAAGTAACACTTACCAGTGAATTTATTAGAGAAACTTCTGACGATAAACTATCTTCTCGTGGTATTACTGGAGCTCAAGCTGAAGAAGCTAGACTTTTCAGAAATGAAGCTCGTTTTTTAAGAGCATTGAGTTATGCACACGCTATAGACTTATTTGGTAATGTTCCTTTTGTAAATGAAAACACAGAAATAGGTTTAACACCTCCTGCGAGAATAGAAAGGAAAGCTTTATTCCAATATGTAGAAAAAGAATTAAAAGACTTAGAGGGATTATTAAAAGCGCCAAGAGCTAACGAATACGGAAGAGCAGATAAAGCTGCTGTATGGATGCTACTTGCTAAACTTTATCTTAATGCAGAAGTTTATACAGGAGAAAAAAGATATACAGAAGCAGCTGATTATGCAGAAAAGGTAGCAACAGCAGGGTATAGCTTAAAAGGAAATTATGAAGAGCTTTTCTTAGCAGATAACCATTTGGATAATAATGAGGTGGTATTTTCTATCAACTATGATGGTATCAGTACTCGTACTTGGGGTGGGACAACTTTCTTAGTTCACGCTGCTGTAGGAGGAAATATGAAAGCTTCTGATTTTGGTATCAACGGTGGTTGGTGGGGACTTAGAACTACTAAAAATTTAGTGGAAAAATTCCCTAATGCTTTAGGAGATATAGATAAAAGAGGTAGATTCTTTACTAATGGACAGAATTATGAAATTAACGATATAGCATCATTTACAGATGGTTATGCATTCATTAAGTTTAAAAATATAGATAGAGCAGGTAAAGCAGGTTCTGATGTTTCAGGAAACTTTACAGATACAGATTTCCCTCTATTCCGTTTAGCAGATGCTTATCTTATGTATGCGGAAGCTGTATTGAGAGGAGGTTCTGGAGACCTTAGCAAAGCTCTTACTTATGTAAATAAAATTAGAGAAAGAGCTTATGGCAATACTAATGGAAATATTACTGCATCACAATTGACTTTAGACTTCATTTTAGATGAAAGAGCTAGAGAGTTGGCTTGGGAAGGTACAAGAAGAACCGATTTAATTCGTTTCGGTAAATTTACTTCTGGTGCTTATCTATGGCCTTGGAAAGGAGGTGTTAAAGGCGGTACTGCAGTAAGTGATACTAGAAACCTTTATCCAATTCCTGCAAAGGATATAATAGCTAATACTAACTTGATTCAAAACCCTGGTTACTAG
- a CDS encoding glycoside hydrolase family 97 protein, giving the protein MKKRNIAIAFLGLSFGVLSAQSLKSPDGKFEMNFKLENGIPYYSLSYEGNPVLEPSKLGFEVFKKSTYNYKDISNQESLNLSSGFVKVDEKRDSKNEEWQPVLGEKKFYKNHYNELAITLNQKEQNKNIVVKFRLFNDGLGFRYEFPQQENLNYFIIKEELTEFDFPTDMKAWWLAGDYDTQEYVYQTSNVSEIPAKWAAAVEDNVSQSPIKNGVQTPLMLKREGKKPLYINLAEAAVIDYPASNLDVSAKDYKFTIHLTPDAQGAKGYVQTSAVTPWRAIIASPKAEEVLASKMLFNLNEPTKYKDTSWIKPTKYMGVWWEMIIGKSQWAYSTADNVKIGETDFTKLTPNGKHAANNEKVKSYIDFASKHGFDALLIEGWNIGWEDWFGKSKEFVFDFVTPYPDFDIKMLNDYAHKKGIRLMMHHETSGAATNYERWADEAFKLMNKYGYTAVKSGYVGNIIPRGEHHYSQWMINHYNRIAEKAADYKIMVNSHESVRPSGLNRTYPNWVAAEAARGTEYEVFGGNPPEHQTILPFTRFMGGPMDYTPGIFQTKMNYYFPNDTRFVKTTLAKQLGLYVVMYSPLQMAADLPENYEKHLDAFQFIKDVAVDWDDTKILAAEPGDYIHTARKAKGKEEWFVGGITDENARDFVVDFSFLDKGKKYEATIYEDGKDADYVNNPQSYHIYKKVVTSKSKIPVKMARSGGYAISIKPVK; this is encoded by the coding sequence ATGAAGAAAAGAAATATCGCCATAGCATTCTTAGGACTTTCTTTCGGAGTCTTGTCTGCACAGAGCCTAAAATCGCCTGATGGCAAATTTGAAATGAATTTCAAACTAGAGAATGGGATTCCGTATTATAGCCTTAGTTATGAAGGTAATCCTGTATTAGAACCGTCAAAATTAGGCTTTGAAGTTTTTAAGAAATCAACTTATAACTATAAAGACATCAGCAATCAAGAGAGCTTAAACTTAAGTTCAGGCTTTGTAAAGGTAGATGAAAAAAGAGATTCTAAAAATGAAGAATGGCAACCTGTTCTAGGTGAAAAAAAGTTCTATAAAAATCATTATAATGAACTTGCGATTACTTTAAATCAAAAGGAACAGAATAAAAATATCGTTGTTAAATTCAGGCTTTTTAATGATGGTTTAGGTTTCCGTTATGAATTTCCACAACAAGAAAATCTCAACTATTTTATCATAAAAGAAGAGCTTACCGAGTTTGATTTCCCTACGGATATGAAGGCGTGGTGGTTGGCTGGAGATTATGATACGCAAGAGTATGTTTATCAGACGAGTAATGTTTCCGAAATACCAGCAAAATGGGCTGCTGCTGTGGAAGACAATGTTTCGCAAAGTCCTATCAAAAACGGAGTTCAGACACCGTTAATGCTTAAAAGAGAAGGTAAGAAGCCGCTCTATATTAACTTGGCAGAAGCTGCTGTGATAGATTATCCTGCGTCTAACCTAGATGTAAGTGCTAAAGATTACAAATTTACAATTCATCTTACACCTGATGCACAAGGAGCAAAAGGTTATGTTCAAACTTCTGCGGTTACACCTTGGAGAGCCATTATTGCATCACCAAAAGCAGAGGAAGTTTTAGCTTCTAAAATGTTATTCAACCTTAATGAGCCTACCAAGTACAAGGATACTTCTTGGATTAAACCGACTAAATACATGGGCGTATGGTGGGAAATGATTATAGGTAAATCTCAGTGGGCGTACTCTACGGCAGACAATGTAAAAATAGGAGAAACCGATTTTACTAAGCTAACGCCTAACGGAAAGCATGCAGCTAATAACGAAAAGGTAAAAAGCTATATAGACTTTGCTTCTAAACACGGTTTTGATGCACTTTTAATTGAAGGTTGGAACATTGGTTGGGAAGATTGGTTTGGTAAATCAAAGGAATTTGTTTTTGATTTCGTTACACCATATCCTGATTTTGATATAAAAATGCTTAACGATTATGCTCATAAAAAAGGAATTCGTCTAATGATGCATCACGAAACATCGGGGGCAGCAACTAACTACGAAAGATGGGCAGATGAGGCATTTAAACTGATGAATAAATACGGATATACAGCTGTTAAAAGTGGTTATGTGGGGAATATTATTCCTAGAGGAGAACATCATTACAGTCAATGGATGATTAACCACTACAACCGTATCGCAGAAAAAGCAGCAGATTACAAAATTATGGTTAACTCTCACGAGTCTGTAAGACCTTCTGGACTTAATAGAACTTATCCTAACTGGGTAGCTGCTGAAGCTGCTAGAGGTACTGAATACGAAGTTTTTGGAGGTAACCCACCAGAACACCAGACCATATTGCCGTTTACGAGATTTATGGGTGGTCCAATGGACTATACGCCAGGTATTTTCCAAACTAAAATGAACTATTATTTCCCTAACGATACTAGATTTGTTAAAACCACTTTAGCAAAACAATTAGGGCTTTATGTTGTGATGTATTCGCCTCTACAAATGGCTGCAGATTTACCAGAAAACTACGAGAAACATTTAGATGCCTTCCAGTTTATCAAAGATGTTGCTGTGGATTGGGACGATACTAAAATCCTAGCTGCAGAACCGGGAGATTACATTCATACTGCTAGAAAGGCTAAAGGAAAAGAAGAATGGTTTGTAGGCGGTATTACAGACGAAAATGCTAGAGATTTTGTGGTAGATTTCTCATTCCTTGATAAAGGTAAAAAATATGAAGCAACTATCTACGAAGATGGTAAAGATGCTGATTATGTTAATAATCCACAATCGTATCATATTTACAAAAAGGTGGTAACTAGCAAGTCTAAAATTCCTGTTAAAATGGCAAGAAGTGGAGGATATGCCATTTCTATTAAACCAGTAAAATAA
- a CDS encoding S41 family peptidase, with protein sequence MRKLNFALLLLLVWASALGNNSPLWLRNTAISPDGKKIAFTYMGDIYTVSSEGGSAARLTTHPAYDSDPVWSPDGKFIAFSSDRENGFQRVFIMPSQGGEAKQVTFHSQTALPLAFSKDGKYIIYSANLQNSPQNVIFPSASIQLYQISIDGGQPERIFNSSTKSISLTSNGEAMYYENIKGNENQWRKHHTSSVTRDIWRYDFKSKKHTQIINWKGEDRNPVLSSDGKALYFLSERAGNFNVFKTSVAQPSKIEQVTFHKDFPVRYLSVANNGSIAYSYDGEIYLSKPMGKPQKVNVNIISDVSNQQSKFMAFSSGATSSSVSPDGKQIAMVIRGEVFVSSTDYNTTKQITKTAAAEQGVSFSADGRSLVYASYRDGYWDLYKASIQRKEDPNFSNATLITEEKLIPSDNSEKMYPQYSPDGKEVAFVQNRTHIAIYNFETKKIRKITDPKYQTERNGYINYEWSPDGKWLVVQYIARDRVPYSDIGIISTEGGKEIVNITDSGYFDTNPHWALDGNAIIWKSERYGMRNHASWGSMSDQMIVFLNREAYDKYRMNKEEYELLTEAEKKEKKSEAEDAKDNKDDKKETPKKDKKSKDINIEWENLSERVVRLTPNSSELGDAIISKDGKKLYYLASFEKGFDLWVHDLRERSTKLLSKLNGSSAYLEASKDGKKIFLLSGQKAKLLELPSEKIKDLSFSADMKLDLTKEREFMFDMVKRELKERFYVKDIHGVNWEKLTEQYRKYLPYINNNYDFSEMLSELLGELNVSHTGSKYRPSASYQAATAELGVFVTPKDNGLLIEEIPVNSPFDNYRSKAKQGHIIEKIDGEAITPKVDYYQYLEGKAGKKILISLYNPKDGTRWDEEIKGINAWRWNEILYQRWIKQRAADVEKWSGGRLGYVHIRSMGDDSFREVYSDVLGKYNNKEGIVIDIRNNGGGRLHEDIEVFFSAKKYLIQKVQGKKYGVMPSRRWTKPSIMVINEADYSNAHGTPWVYKHLKLGKLVGAPVPGTMTSVNWVTLQDPTLIFGIPAVGYEKEDGTYLENFELQPDIEVYLDQEKANQGEDNQLKRAVEELLKDL encoded by the coding sequence ATGAGAAAGTTAAATTTTGCTTTACTATTGCTACTGGTTTGGGCTAGTGCTTTGGGGAATAATTCGCCCTTATGGCTGAGGAATACAGCTATTTCTCCTGATGGAAAAAAAATTGCGTTTACCTATATGGGAGACATTTATACAGTATCTTCGGAGGGTGGTTCTGCAGCAAGGCTTACTACACATCCAGCTTACGATTCAGACCCTGTATGGTCTCCTGATGGGAAATTTATTGCGTTTAGTAGTGATAGAGAAAATGGGTTTCAACGAGTTTTTATTATGCCTTCACAAGGTGGAGAAGCCAAGCAAGTAACCTTTCATTCTCAGACGGCATTGCCATTAGCTTTCTCCAAAGATGGGAAATACATTATTTATTCGGCTAACCTTCAAAATAGTCCTCAGAATGTTATTTTTCCATCAGCTTCTATACAGTTATATCAAATTTCTATTGATGGAGGACAACCAGAACGAATTTTTAATTCTTCTACTAAGTCTATTAGCTTGACTTCTAATGGGGAGGCTATGTATTATGAAAACATTAAAGGTAATGAAAATCAGTGGCGTAAGCATCATACCTCTTCAGTTACGAGAGATATATGGAGATACGATTTTAAGTCTAAAAAGCACACTCAAATTATCAATTGGAAGGGAGAAGACCGAAATCCTGTATTGAGTTCAGACGGGAAGGCTTTATATTTCCTTAGTGAAAGAGCGGGTAATTTTAATGTGTTTAAAACCTCTGTTGCACAGCCTTCTAAGATAGAACAGGTTACTTTTCATAAAGATTTTCCAGTACGTTATTTATCTGTAGCGAATAACGGCTCTATAGCTTACAGTTATGATGGTGAAATCTACTTATCTAAACCAATGGGCAAACCTCAGAAGGTAAATGTAAATATCATTAGTGATGTTTCTAATCAGCAGAGTAAATTTATGGCGTTCAGTTCAGGGGCGACTTCATCTTCAGTTTCTCCAGACGGTAAACAGATAGCTATGGTAATTAGAGGTGAAGTTTTTGTAAGTTCTACCGACTATAATACAACCAAACAAATTACCAAAACAGCAGCAGCAGAGCAAGGTGTAAGTTTTTCAGCAGATGGGAGAAGTCTTGTTTACGCTAGTTATAGAGATGGCTATTGGGATTTATACAAGGCAAGTATTCAAAGAAAAGAAGACCCTAACTTTTCTAATGCAACTCTAATTACTGAGGAAAAGCTCATTCCTAGTGATAATTCGGAGAAAATGTATCCTCAATATTCGCCTGACGGTAAAGAGGTAGCTTTTGTCCAGAACCGAACACATATTGCTATTTACAATTTTGAAACTAAAAAAATCAGAAAAATTACAGATCCTAAGTATCAAACAGAGAGAAATGGATACATCAATTACGAATGGTCGCCTGATGGTAAATGGCTTGTGGTACAGTATATTGCGAGGGATAGGGTGCCTTATTCCGATATAGGTATCATAAGTACAGAAGGTGGTAAGGAGATTGTGAATATTACAGACTCTGGTTATTTTGATACCAATCCTCATTGGGCGTTAGATGGTAATGCTATTATTTGGAAATCTGAACGCTACGGAATGCGTAATCACGCTTCTTGGGGGTCTATGAGCGACCAAATGATAGTGTTTCTTAATAGAGAAGCCTACGATAAATATCGTATGAACAAAGAGGAATACGAACTTTTAACTGAGGCTGAAAAGAAGGAAAAAAAATCCGAAGCGGAAGATGCTAAAGACAACAAAGACGATAAAAAGGAAACGCCTAAGAAAGATAAGAAATCTAAAGACATCAATATAGAATGGGAGAATCTATCCGAACGAGTGGTAAGGCTTACACCAAATTCTTCGGAGCTTGGCGATGCTATTATCAGTAAGGACGGAAAGAAACTCTATTATCTAGCTTCTTTTGAAAAAGGGTTTGATTTGTGGGTACACGATTTAAGAGAAAGGTCAACAAAGCTATTGTCTAAACTCAATGGTTCGTCGGCTTATTTAGAGGCAAGTAAAGATGGTAAGAAAATCTTTTTACTAAGCGGACAAAAAGCCAAACTTTTAGAATTGCCATCAGAAAAGATAAAAGACCTTAGTTTTTCAGCGGATATGAAGCTGGATTTAACTAAGGAAAGAGAATTTATGTTTGATATGGTAAAAAGAGAACTCAAAGAGCGTTTCTATGTTAAAGATATACACGGCGTTAATTGGGAAAAACTCACAGAACAATACCGAAAATACCTTCCATACATCAATAACAACTACGATTTTTCGGAAATGCTTAGTGAACTTTTAGGAGAGCTTAATGTATCACATACAGGGTCTAAATACCGTCCTTCAGCATCATATCAAGCGGCAACAGCAGAATTAGGTGTGTTTGTTACCCCAAAGGATAATGGACTTTTGATAGAAGAAATACCTGTAAATAGTCCGTTCGATAATTATCGTTCTAAAGCGAAACAAGGGCATATTATTGAAAAAATAGATGGAGAAGCTATTACACCTAAAGTAGATTATTATCAGTATTTGGAAGGTAAAGCAGGAAAGAAGATTTTAATTTCTCTTTATAATCCTAAAGATGGAACACGCTGGGACGAAGAAATAAAAGGGATAAATGCGTGGAGATGGAACGAAATCCTTTATCAAAGATGGATTAAGCAAAGAGCCGCAGATGTAGAAAAATGGTCTGGCGGAAGGTTAGGCTATGTGCATATTCGTTCTATGGGAGATGATAGTTTCCGTGAGGTGTATTCTGATGTTTTAGGGAAATATAATAATAAAGAAGGTATCGTAATAGATATTAGAAATAATGGAGGAGGGCGTTTGCACGAGGATATAGAGGTTTTCTTTAGTGCTAAAAAATACCTTATTCAGAAGGTTCAAGGGAAGAAGTATGGGGTAATGCCTAGTCGCCGTTGGACGAAACCATCTATTATGGTAATTAACGAAGCCGATTATTCTAATGCACATGGTACGCCGTGGGTTTATAAGCATTTAAAGTTAGGTAAATTGGTAGGTGCACCGGTTCCTGGTACAATGACTTCGGTTAATTGGGTTACATTGCAAGACCCAACATTAATCTTTGGAATTCCTGCGGTAGGCTATGAAAAAGAAGATGGTACTTATTTAGAAAACTTTGAACTTCAGCCAGATATAGAAGTTTATTTGGATCAAGAAAAAGCCAATCAAGGTGAGGATAATCAGCTTAAACGAGCAGTAGAAGAGCTACTGAAAGATTTGTAG
- a CDS encoding bestrophin family ion channel — protein sequence MIKTEKQGLLQLFKIALPYLIYTTLYAMLVLGLEELFGDHIYKISGQIGSVFGLAIAFFLGFRMNSAYDRWWEARKIFGELTNNSRSFVAKIYAYYSNDENINLATLEKNAKIYDLIQLTIAYIQQFKNEIHNNPKPIFDEKSKVLLERYNINEEHKISNELLVSISKEIEEDFKNTANIEKSDLMQHINRFYDIQGKAERIKNTPFLMIYSAFTKIIVSFYVILIPLFIGDIDLGGEQSGFEFLAIPIMVVISTSFLTINKLANLYGEAFSENKTSVTVTEICNTIESNCKEVQSKLSVKN from the coding sequence ATGATTAAAACAGAAAAACAGGGATTATTACAACTATTTAAAATAGCGTTACCATATCTTATTTACACAACGCTGTATGCCATGCTTGTGTTAGGTCTAGAAGAGCTTTTTGGAGACCATATTTATAAAATATCGGGGCAAATAGGCTCTGTATTTGGTCTTGCGATTGCATTTTTCTTGGGATTTAGAATGAATTCCGCATACGACCGTTGGTGGGAAGCGAGAAAGATATTTGGGGAACTTACCAATAATTCTAGGAGTTTTGTAGCTAAAATCTATGCTTATTACAGTAATGATGAGAATATCAACTTGGCTACTCTAGAAAAAAACGCTAAAATATATGACCTTATTCAATTGACTATCGCTTATATACAACAGTTTAAAAATGAAATTCATAATAATCCTAAACCTATCTTTGATGAAAAATCAAAGGTGTTATTAGAGAGGTATAATATCAACGAGGAACATAAAATTTCTAATGAATTGTTGGTAAGTATTTCTAAAGAGATAGAAGAAGACTTTAAGAATACTGCAAACATTGAAAAAAGCGATTTGATGCAACATATCAATCGTTTTTACGATATACAAGGTAAGGCAGAAAGGATAAAAAATACTCCTTTTTTAATGATTTATAGTGCTTTCACTAAGATTATTGTGAGTTTTTATGTGATTTTGATTCCTTTGTTTATAGGAGATATAGATTTGGGTGGAGAGCAAAGTGGATTTGAGTTTTTAGCCATTCCTATTATGGTGGTTATTAGTACTTCTTTTTTAACTATAAATAAGCTGGCTAACCTTTACGGAGAAGCTTTTTCTGAAAATAAGACTTCTGTAACGGTAACCGAAATTTGCAATACCATAGAAAGTAATTGTAAAGAAGTGCAATCTAAATTATCAGTTAAAAACTAG
- a CDS encoding recombinase has product MNIFSNRPIESLESLITKYFKFQNETSALEPLSEIFEATKKEGFSHLLDILTQNEDLKHNFAHYLKNIFRGKRMVLALTEANILSENSFFAEFKKRVIAKVLPAVEDEDTVSFVIEKILLSSKTNFDFLLNLSKEEKNTFLQIMGFESLFAQKVVQEDLFLSINILAWRAIGNALDVEVLKMAPEYKNFDNPFIALQNEIDRLLELFQETSEVKISTKNEHYKQAKVYLNQCLDFIKIAFKNTSKYGLSSKTNQSLMKIRQQLVRISEILPLLVTEDKTAHLEQSKTLVENILRYKSHRNNFSELFADSTLQLSHLITTHTAQAGTHYIAFNYKQYMDMFKKAAGGGIIVGFLCVLKMLYSYSNGSEFTHAFLYSFNYAMGFVLIYLLHYTLATKQPAMTAATMAKVLSEDKNTSKNYTDFADLVSKLFRTQFIAFVGNVLLAFPVALLIIYGLDIIFQQNLAADKANKLLRDLNPVESKAILHASIAGVFLFISGIISGNISNNSRFYQIPQRIIKNPYLNKAFGAKAARSISAFYSKNWAGVVSNFWFGVFLGATAPIGNFLGLDLDIRHITFAAGNLALAIYGKGFDIDMGTFWISFITVFLIGFFNFIVSFGLSMSLAFRSRKVKFGEVGLIYREIFNTFVKNPAKFFIPLPSGVNTNAEKMVVELEKEGKN; this is encoded by the coding sequence ATGAATATATTTAGTAATCGTCCTATAGAATCACTAGAATCTCTCATTACAAAATATTTTAAATTTCAGAACGAAACCTCTGCACTAGAACCTTTGTCTGAAATATTCGAAGCTACTAAAAAGGAAGGCTTCAGCCATTTATTAGATATACTCACCCAAAATGAAGATTTAAAGCATAATTTTGCTCATTATCTAAAAAATATTTTCCGAGGAAAACGAATGGTTCTGGCTCTTACAGAGGCTAATATTTTATCCGAAAATTCTTTCTTTGCAGAGTTTAAAAAGAGAGTAATTGCGAAAGTACTCCCAGCAGTAGAAGATGAAGACACAGTTTCTTTCGTCATAGAAAAAATATTACTTAGCTCTAAAACCAATTTTGATTTTCTGCTTAACCTCTCCAAAGAAGAAAAAAATACTTTTCTACAAATTATGGGGTTTGAGAGCCTTTTTGCACAAAAGGTCGTTCAAGAAGATTTATTTTTATCCATCAACATTTTAGCCTGGAGAGCCATAGGAAATGCCCTAGATGTAGAAGTACTTAAAATGGCTCCAGAATATAAAAATTTTGACAACCCTTTTATTGCCCTACAAAATGAAATTGACCGCCTACTAGAGTTATTTCAAGAAACTTCAGAAGTTAAAATTTCTACTAAAAACGAACATTATAAACAAGCTAAAGTTTACCTTAACCAATGTTTAGATTTCATTAAAATAGCATTTAAAAACACCTCTAAATACGGGCTATCTAGCAAGACCAACCAGTCTTTAATGAAAATTAGACAACAGCTGGTAAGAATTTCTGAAATATTACCGCTACTGGTTACAGAGGATAAGACCGCTCATCTTGAACAGTCTAAAACTTTAGTAGAAAACATTCTAAGGTACAAATCTCACAGAAACAATTTCAGCGAACTATTTGCGGATAGCACCTTACAACTTTCTCACCTCATTACTACTCATACCGCACAGGCAGGAACTCATTATATCGCTTTCAATTATAAGCAGTATATGGATATGTTTAAAAAAGCGGCCGGAGGTGGTATCATCGTAGGATTTTTATGTGTACTAAAGATGCTTTATAGCTACAGTAATGGTAGTGAATTTACCCACGCATTTTTGTACTCGTTCAACTATGCTATGGGCTTTGTACTCATCTATCTCTTGCACTACACTTTGGCGACTAAACAACCTGCTATGACAGCAGCTACTATGGCGAAAGTATTATCCGAAGATAAAAACACTTCTAAAAACTACACTGATTTTGCAGATTTAGTATCAAAATTATTCAGAACACAATTTATTGCATTTGTAGGCAATGTATTGCTTGCCTTCCCAGTAGCTCTACTTATTATCTATGGATTGGATATTATCTTCCAACAAAACCTTGCCGCAGATAAAGCTAATAAACTTTTGAGGGACTTAAACCCTGTAGAATCCAAGGCTATACTACACGCTAGTATAGCTGGGGTATTTTTATTTATTTCAGGGATTATATCTGGAAATATCAGCAACAACTCTAGGTTTTACCAAATTCCTCAACGAATAATTAAAAATCCTTACCTTAACAAAGCCTTTGGAGCAAAGGCTGCCCGAAGCATTTCTGCATTTTATTCTAAAAACTGGGCGGGTGTTGTTTCTAACTTTTGGTTCGGAGTATTCTTAGGTGCCACAGCTCCTATTGGTAACTTTTTAGGATTAGATTTGGATATTAGGCACATTACCTTTGCCGCTGGCAACCTCGCTTTAGCCATATACGGAAAAGGGTTCGATATTGATATGGGAACTTTTTGGATTAGTTTCATTACAGTATTTCTAATCGGATTTTTCAACTTTATCGTAAGTTTTGGGCTATCAATGTCGTTAGCGTTCCGTTCTAGAAAGGTTAAATTTGGAGAAGTAGGGTTAATCTACAGAGAAATTTTTAACACCTTTGTTAAAAATCCAGCTAAATTTTTCATTCCATTACCTTCTGGTGTAAATACCAATGCTGAAAAAATGGTAGTAGAACTAGAAAAAGAGGGGAAAAACTAA
- the mtgA gene encoding monofunctional biosynthetic peptidoglycan transglycosylase, protein MFKFIKKILFLAVLINILMLISGRFFNPIITITQVEGLIKYHKLDRDYIAFSEMGNHVKKAVIASEDQNFYTHNGFDFKAIERAMKHNEKGKSIQGGSTISQQTAKNIFLWNGRSWIRKGLEAVYTFIIEKIWSKDIILERYLNSIEMGQGVFGVEAASQYYFNKPAKDLTKSEAAWIAAVLPNPKKYDPKNPTPYLNRKHKWIMRQMNFISLK, encoded by the coding sequence ATGTTTAAATTCATTAAGAAAATACTGTTTTTAGCTGTACTGATAAATATACTAATGCTAATTAGTGGGCGGTTTTTCAATCCCATCATTACCATTACACAGGTAGAAGGATTGATAAAATACCACAAACTAGATAGAGATTATATTGCATTTTCTGAAATGGGCAACCATGTAAAAAAAGCCGTTATAGCCTCCGAAGACCAAAATTTTTACACCCACAACGGCTTTGATTTTAAAGCTATTGAAAGGGCTATGAAACACAACGAAAAAGGCAAAAGCATACAAGGAGGCAGCACCATTTCTCAACAAACTGCCAAAAACATCTTCTTATGGAATGGCAGAAGTTGGATAAGAAAAGGGCTAGAGGCTGTCTATACCTTTATTATTGAAAAGATTTGGTCTAAAGATATTATTCTAGAAAGATACCTTAACTCTATAGAAATGGGACAGGGCGTTTTTGGGGTAGAAGCGGCATCGCAATACTATTTTAACAAACCAGCTAAAGACCTCACCAAAAGCGAAGCCGCTTGGATAGCTGCCGTATTGCCTAACCCAAAGAAGTACGACCCTAAAAACCCCACGCCTTATCTCAACAGAAAGCATAAGTGGATTATGAGACAAATGAACTTTATCTCTTTAAAATAG